DNA from Lagenorhynchus albirostris chromosome 15, mLagAlb1.1, whole genome shotgun sequence:
AGAACCATTTCCTTCACTGTTTTCTCATCTCTCACATCACCCAGTTttagagctgttttttttttttttttttttttttttgcggtatgcgggcctctcactgctgtggcctctcccgttgcggagcacaggctccggacgcgcaggctcagctgccatggctcacgggcccagccgctccgtggcatgtgggatcctcccggaccggggcacgaacccgtgtcccctgcatcggcaggcagactctcaaccactgcgccaccagggaagccctagagctgTTTTAATCAGTACCGATCAAACGAGGATTTAACCCATATTAAATACATGTTTCCCTTCATTCTTACTTTTCACCAAACAGATTTCTCTTAGCCTCCTGCATTTATATCTTACGGTTGTCCTTTACCAAAGATTCTTGCCTTTGGGCCACCAAATactcaaattctttaaaaaaaaaccacatcagTAAAACATTCAAAACGAGCCATTTATTTTCCATACTAAGGCATAGCTCAACAGAGGCCAAGAGCTCAGCTGGGTCCTGCTGCAGAGCTGAAATCTCCATCCCTGCTGTACGCTGCCCAATTGAGCTGGTAAGCTCCTTTGCTCCAAGCAAAATGGCGGCACAGACAAAGCCTCCCAAGACCGTTTACCCCTTGCACTGCCTGCCCAGTTCCCAGGTGGGCCATACCGATTCCCATAGCTTTTCCAGACTGATTTCCCCCGTCAGCTGTTCCCCATCCCCAAGCAGCACAGTAACTCCAGCTgcttctttctccccctccctcttgatGATTTACATTCTATAGGACCCAAATCCCAACTAACTATGTCTTGTGAAGCACTGAAAAATCATTTCTATCTAGTGAAACTTCAGCTGAGCTCGCACTGAACTGTTACGAACTCCAACTTTGAGGGATCCCTATGCTGCCCTGCTGCCCACTCTGTTACTCTGGGCAACGTTACACCTCCGGTTTCTCTTTGTAATCTGCAGGGGCAACTCTTTCCCTCCAGAGGTGAGGCCCTTCCTGGGTCAGCCCCAGCAGAAGGGTTGGCTGAGCTGTCCCCGTCAGCAGGCTCTTCTGTCCAGGTTTGCTCTGGCCAACTCCATCCCACAGCATCATCACCAGGACCAAGGTGGCCCAGAGTCGGTGACGAGTGGCAGCTGGAGCATCTTGATCCCTGGGCTCCATGTGGGTGGAAGAACATGGGAGATAAAATACTGGTGGGGAAGGAGGTTTGTGCGGAAGGAGGATGTTTACGAATCTTACCCTCAGGCTCCACGTATGTGCCACGCTGGTTCCAGAATCCTGCACGGCAAGGGCCTTCGGGGGCAATCCTATTGGGAGTAGGAGGGAATTACATTCCTATAGCACTTCACTTACAACATCACAACAAAGAAGGAGAGTATGACAGAATTTTGGGGGGCTAAGACACCCTAAGTACCCCCCTTGTTGCCACCACTGGGTACCGGGCCGTACGTCACAAGGCTTCTCCTTGGAGAGACGGCACATGGGGCTTGGTGGGGCTCGGGTGCAGTAGTATTTCGGTGGCAAAATCACTAAAATCCTGACTTTGGGATCTGTTGAGGCCACAGGACTCCCTGGTTGATAGGTAGAGAGACTTCTTTTGGGTTTCTACCAAATGAACACAGAGATGTGAGCTGAGGGATTAtatgagggaaggagggaggcatgGGCGTCTCCATCTTCTCTAAAGTCTGCTCCTGGTCTGGCTCTCCTAGCAGGACCAGCCAACCATGGAGAGGCGACACCACACACAAGCGCCTCTGCGTTCATCCTCCTAGGGCTCTCAAGCCAGCTCGAGAGGCAGGAGCTGACCTTCGGGCTCTTCCTTGTCATGTACCTGGTCGGGGCCGCAGGGAACTTGCTCATCATCCTGGCCATTGGCTCAGACTCCCACCTCCACACGCCCAAGGACTTCTTCCTCAGCGACCTCTCCCTGGTAGTTTTCTGCTTCATTTCCGCCACAGTCCCCAAGATGCTGGTGAACATCCAGACACAGACTCAGTCcatttcctatggctgctgcCTAGCCCAGATCTACTTCTGCATTTTGCTTGTCAACATGGACAGCTTCCACCTGATGGCCATGGCTTATGACCTCTACACAGCGACCTGCCAGCCCTTGCACTACTCCACGGTGATGAGTATGCCAGTCTGTGCCCTGATGCTGGGGAGCTCCTGGCCCCTCGCCAACTTCCACTCCCTGCTACACACCCTCCTCATGGCCCGGCTGGAGTTCTGTGCCAGCAACATCATCCCTCACTCCTTCTGTGACCTTGCTCCCCTGATCCAGCTCTCCTGCCCCAACACCCAACTCACCCAACTCATGATTCTGCTGGAAGGGGGACCTGGCGGTCCTCATCCCCTTCCTTGGCATTCTCGTCTCCTACATCCACATTGCGTCTGCTGTGCTACAGGTGCCATCTGCTCGGGGCAAACCAAAGGCCTTTTCCACCTGTGGCTCCCACCTTGCTGTGGTCATTCTCTTCTATGGGACCAGCACAGGGGTCTACCTGAGTCCCTCATCCTCCCACGCAGCTGACAAGGATTCTCTGGCTTCAGTAATGTAGATGGTGGTCACCCCCATGCTGAATCCCTTTATCTACTGCCTGAGGAACAAGGACATGAAGGGAGCTCTAAGGAAACTGGTCAACCTGAAGGCTTTATCCCATGGGCTGTGACAGCAGAGCTCTCCTTCAGGGCCTCTGTGCTAGGAAGAGGATGAACCCCAGGGACAGGCTCCAcacagagagggtgggaggagcaCAGACCTCATTGTCCTGGGTTGTCACCATGGCCAGGGAAGCCTCTCATTGCTCCATAAGTAATCTGCAAGTCCCAAACTTCTTGGCCCCTGCACTGACTGCCCAGACTACCAAAGGGGAATAAACTCTCCCATAAAGACAGGACCACATAAACAGGTATAAACTAGCTCTATCTGCAGACCTTCTGGAGGGGGTTCATGTGAAAGGTGAGCTCATAGGAATCTGTGACCTATGCTGACAGCCTGTGCCAAAGAGATGCCCTCTGAGTGCCCCCATGTACCCCACAGAGCCTCAGACCCTTAACCCTCAAGCATCCCAGTTTCCAAACTCCTCCAGTTCCTCCACCACCACTCCACACTCTGGGTTGAACCTAGCTTTGGAGACAGGCTTCATGGTCCTCCTCAAAGCTGTCCCACTCTCGGCCTTGGGTCCTGCCGGGTGGAGCTCCACAGCTCTACCTACTTGTATCAGGAATGCCTATAATGACTGTCTCAGCTGAACACCTATGCAGGCCCCACACTGTCCCACTTATGTGCTTTTCTTAGGAAAGAGAGGTCTGCTGGCCACACggtaaagagagaagagaggctaGACTTAGAGCTGGTACTCTGGGTGTGAAGCACATAAAAGGCATGGGCCACAATAATCCTTATGAAGGTGCTTCTCTACAGGAAGGACCTGGAGAAGGAGACAAAGGGGAAAGGCCTCATGTAACAAGTTTATGGCTGAAGAAGGTGTATGTGGCCTCCTGAGCAACAGGATAATATCCTAGGCTGCAAGGGgtatggcagagctgggagagcATTACCCAGAAAGTCAGCACAACGGGCATCCAGTCCTGGCCCCTCCGATTACCAGCCATTTGACTCCAGTCCCTCTGAAATTGACCAATTCTACCAAACACACCGTGCATTTTTGTCCCTCTCATGCTATTCCAGCCATCCCATTTTGCTCATTTCTATCAAAACTCTCGCTGTCCTTCAAGCTCGCATAAAATACCACGCCCTTCGTGAAGCCACCTCGAGTCTCCCCAGTCAAaaggaagtatttttttctcctctggaaCTCCATATAATTTGAATTCTATTACAGCCCCTTTCATGCTCTGCTTTGCATTCTTCCACTTTGCAGAGTTCACCTCAACTCTACCCCAAACAGGATTGTTGGAGTCGAGTTTAAagagttttttaattttaatgttttgatttaAATTGACAGCAGACATGGAAAAAGAACACTTATGGCCTTTCTCCCCATGATTTTGCCTTAACCAATACTTTTATATTTCCCCAACACCAGACAAGGAAAAAGAGTTTACCGAGCTGGTTGATCAGAGCCCAAGGAGTTCTCTGGTCCATATTTTATGAAGGGCAGTGTGCCCTAAAGGGTCATCATCCAGGCATGAAGCTCCCTTCCTTCCAGCCTGGCCCCCGACTGCTCATCTTCTATCCGTATGTCTGGTTGGAGTCTCCACTTAGGTCCAGTCACTTCTctcgctctctgtctctctctctccccaccatgcCTGAGCACACAGGTCCTCAATTCAGATCTGGGGCTGAGAGTGGGAAGCAAGGGAGGCCAAAGCTACTTTTCAGCCCACCTTTTACCAGTGAGCCCATGATGGAGGTTACTGGGTGTAACTCAGATACTAACAGAGTTGTACTTTGGCTCAAAGTTTGCTCTTGTTCCTTGAACATATTGTTTCCTTGGGATCCCTCAGGAGTTGGGACTATTGGAtttcagctctcctgggtctctaaTCATAAAACTACAATAATAGTCATAAAATCTCACCTCAAACCCATGAAAATGATGTGAAGAAAAGCTGACGTCAGCATGGAGAAGAGGTCTTCGTATGCATTTACTATAATGGTGAATAATACAATGGTTTGGcctcaaggtaaaaaaaaaaaaaaaaagaacaagaaaaagatttaaaaaaaaaaagttggggggaaaaaaaaagttgggggggAGGCAGCGACGAATAAATTTGAAAGACCTTCAACTGACCTTGCTCATCCATGGGTTGTGAGGACACTGCCTGCTCTGATGCCTACTTTTCCAAGGAAGGGCGTAGGATAAGATAACCCTTCTCTTACAGCAAACACCTTTTCAGCctggttcaagtcctggtctggagGCTGTAAATAAGAAGGAATGACCTGCACACAGATCAATTATAAAAAGTTCAGAAGCTCAGCCACTCTTATAGACTTGATAACATAAACCCAATCGTGTGAAGATACCAAAATGTtaacttctatttaaaaataaaatgttcaagaAGAAAGggtaggggacttccctagtggtccagcagttaagactccagctctcaatgcagggggcccgggtacgatccctggtaggggaactgagatcccacagaccacaactaagcccacgtgccgcaatgaagagcccacgcgccacaaagaagacccagtgcggccaaaataaataataaattaaaataaattttttttaaaaagaaggggaaaaaatagttCCATTATCTAcgtttttaaaatagtttgtttttgtttttgtttttgcggcacgctggcctctcactgttgtggcctctcccgttgtggagcacaggctctggatgcgcaggctcagcggccacggctcacgggcccagccgctccgcggcatgtgggatcctcccggaccggggcacaaacccgtgtcccctgaatcggcaggcagactctcaaccactgcgccaccagggaagcccccccagttacattttaaacaagttccccaggtgattttgatgtaaGTGGTCTTCAGATGACACTGAGAATCTCTGTTGAAAAGcattgttaaaagataaactgaggcatagtaaaaattttaagagtttatctgAGCAAAAATCATTCCAGCCACAGGATGTAGGGGTAAGACATTCACAGAGAAGACAAGAAGGCAAAGGGAGGAAATTACTTGAGTGGCATAGCTTAGGCTGCCTTATACAGGAAAGTCaagttggctgtttgtgattggttgtccttaggtttcgattttttttaaccttgaggcatttacaggctgaggttttggtttgcttatatAGGCTGCCAAGGCTTTAGAATCACCTCTAATggtctccttgtttaattaatttaacagcaTGACCAGTGATTTGAGCTACCATCTTTATTATAAGCTAAATTTCCATATAGAGCTGGGTCTGTTTCTGAACCCTGTATTCCACTCCATCCCTCCATGTGTGCTACCACCACGCTGTTTAAACTCTTGGTTTTTCCACctcttattttccattctttccatTAGCACCTTAGAATGCTTAGAACTGAAGACTGGGAAAACCTAGTGGGAACACTGGTTCTCAACGATAAACTGCTTATCGTTCACTCTGTTCTTCCAGTTCACAGCACATGCTGAGCCCTTCCACAGGAGTCAGCGAAATGTCTAGATGATAGAGACCGGATTTTCTCAGATTCTTCACAGACGTGGAGATGGTGTAAGACGCAAACAGCTTCTGCAGGTGGGACTCAAGAAGGCAAATACAGACTTCTACCACCACTTTTTCCCAGTCTCTCTAAAAGCTAATATACCACCTTCtcaataaaacacattttttaactAGGAAGGGAAAACATGAAGCAAGCTCTTACGTCTGCCCTATTTCCTGGTCTCTGGCCACTTAGACGGTGGTGCACGTGGCAGCGATGGCAGACCTTTTACTGGAACCTCTCTGCTCTTCCAAACTGCTTCTCTTAAGTCCCTCTGCTTCTCAGGGACCAACACCTGCATCACCCACCCCCGCTTCCATCCTCACTCTCCCAGCAGTTTAAATTCCCAGCGACAAACACAAGGAAGACAATTGCCTACCCTCCCCACTTTATAACAAATGTTTCctgaaattttttattgaaacagGTCAGTCCTGGGAATGGGCTGGATAAGACCAATCTCTAGAAATATGCCCTTCACTgaagataataaagaaaaataaggcaagatAGGAATATGAAATTGTAAGAAGCCCAAGTGAATTTCTTTGACTTGTAGAATTTCTAAGTGAATTCAACATAACTGCAATTGGCAGGACAGCAGCTACAGATGACTGTCAGATCGGGGGCCTCTAGGGGGGCAAATTGCTGCAGGGTTCTTCCCTCCTAAGGCACCCACAAGAGAGCCTTCTAGCTACGAAAAAGGTAGAAATCcaggtctttcatccattcaaGTATTTATGACTACTGTGGGCCTTAGGAGACCTTATCATGGAGGCAAAAAAGTTGGAACTGGCTGCACTGTGCTTCACTGGCTCTCACTGCGCATGCGTTCACTGAGGATGGTGAACCTAGCCCCAGGCAAAAGCTCACTGCTGTGTGGAGTAGTGCAGCAGGTGCTTGCCTGAAAGGAACCCAAAGCAACCACCAAGGCTGCCTGTGATAGACCCCAGCACCCCATCCTGAGATTCCACTCCAAAAGCTCTTGGCTCTGCTTGGCAACACTACATTTAACCCACGTGATCTCTAGTAACTCCTTTGTTTTCTAGAAATTAGGCCAGGGCTCTTTAAGGTTAGCAGGAAATAGCTCCAGGCCTTGGAAGCCCAGTCCTTTCAATAGCTAAACCATCTAAGTCTTTTCAGCTCTTACCCTGAACCCCAAGGGCAGGGGTTCTCGGCCAGGGTCAgttttgcccccaggggacatttagcTGGGCCTGGAAACATCTTTAGTTGCCATCAAGTAGATTGAGGCCAAGGATCCTGCTAAACAGCCTACCATGCACAAAAAAGCCAGGGCAGCCTCCAAGACAAAGAACTTCCTGACACAAAGGGAGAATAGTGGGGAGGCTGAGAAACTTGGGCAAAGTTTAAAAGAACAAGTAGACTCTAGAGAAATGTGTTCTGCCAGTTCCTTTCCCTGTCTCAGAAGTAGACTTGCAACCAgcttattttttaagaaacaaaggtTCTCATACTTTTCCCTAGGCCGGGATAAAACAGGTACGGAAAGTATTTTTAGCACACTTAATCAGCCTGCAGACAACATTCACCCTGGCATACACTTTGAGAAGCAATTTTTTAATGCGTTAGCTCCCCAGGACACACCTTGGGCAGAAAGTTACCTGGTTCTGTTAACACCCAGGGGATAAAATGGGGTTTCTCTTACAAAGGTCACACCCCTTGGGAGTGGCACCTTTCCTGTCACAGCAGCATGGCCCACGACGCGCAGCCAGGCCCTGAAGTGCACATTAGCCCTGTGTGAGGGAACTGCAGACACCCAATCATACACAGTGAAGGCTAAATATAAAGTGACCAAATATCCCTGTTTGTCCTGGAGTCCCATTTACACCACTGTCCTGACATAATTAATAGCACTTCCCTTCACTCTCAAAAGGGGCAGGAAATGCACAAGATGATCTTGTAACACCCTGTCACACCAGACAGCAAAGAAGCTATCAGAGATGATTAGGGTTATGTCCATTTAGGAGCCAATGTGAAGAGGTTCCCACTGGCCAAAAGTGAAATGATTTGAGGATCAATAAGAATAACAACTGTGGTGCATTGGTTTGAATTCATTAAtgcattttgattaaaaaataataataactgatcACTTTTATAAGAAGCAAAGCCACCAGATCATTATTATTGTGAAGACAGGTAAATAAAGGGAAGGAAGAGTCAAGCATTTCCTTTCCTCTAGGAACTGTATCTAATAGTGAggggaaatttctttttttttttgaggggaaaTTTCTTACAGAAGCTTTCCAGCTAATAAACGAAGAATCTTTTATAATCTTTTatagaattaatgaaataaatgcatttagGCTCCCAACATCATATAATGAGAAACAACCAGACATGCCACCATCTGCAATGTGTTCTTGCCAAAGTGTGAAATACAAATCTGGCTACACCTCTACACCTAAGTTTTTAGTTAATCAGATGGCAGAGAGCTATATTAAATTATGCCATAagtatgaaaacaataaaattcagaGTGTCAGAAACTCCACAGGATAAATAATTCAGTTGTTTCAATAAATGAATTGCAAGGGGAGGGGAatttccctggcggttcagtggttagggctccacgcttctattgcagggggtgtgggttcgatccctggtcagggaactaagatcccacaagccatgcagcgcggccaaataaaaaattacaattaaaaaaaaatttcttttcaaggGGAAAAAGGGATAGGAACTATAGATTATTAGCCTTAGAAGACAaaccaataaattaaaatttacggatcttacttttttttttttttttggctgcattgggtcttcgttgctgcgcacgggttttctctagttttggcgagcgggagctactctttgttgcagtgtacaggcttctcattgtggtggcttctcttgttgtggagcacggcctctaggtgcactggcttcagtagttgtggcacacaagctcagtagttgtggcacgtgggctcagtagttgtggctcgcgggctctagggtgcaggctcagtagttgtagtgcatgggcttagttactccatggcatgtgggatcttcccagaccagggctcaaacccgtgtcccctgcattggcaggtggcttcttaaaccactgcgccaccagggaagtcttcttACTTTGATCTtaaagaaggttttttttaaattgtggggtttttttttttaaatattaatttggaATTAAGCAACTGCTCAGTTTCTTAGGTATGATAATAGTATTgtgggtttttgggttttttttaagaatccTTACCATTTAGAGGTATACACTGAAATATCTATAAACAACatttgggatttgctttaaaatacttcaactggggaggaagatgaggaggagGATGGGGTAGAGATAAAACAAGATTGGTTATGAGTATATATTAAAAttgaatgggcttccctggtggcgcagtggttgagagtccgcctgtccatgcaggggacacgggttcgtgccccggtctgggaagatcccacatgccgcggagcggctgggcccgtgagccatggctgctgagcctgtacgtccggagcctgtgctctgcaacgggagaggccacaacagtgagaggcccgtgtaccgcaaaaaaataaataaaaaaataaagttgaatgaTGAATACATGAGGATTCATTTatctatgtttgaaattttctattatgaaaaattcctaaatagaaaaatacagaaaacaatattTGACATTTGAATAGATACCAAAAATAAGGCTACTACAACTCCATGGGGAAAGATTTCTTCTGAGACTCTTTTGAGGAACTGTCCATGAGCTTTGGTCTCAAAGCGGACAGGGGAGCCCACGTGGGAAAGACAGCAAGGCCTCTTACAGAAGCTCCCTCAAGAGATCTCAACTGACTGGAAACCCAGTGTATGATCAGAGAATCTACCACTTAATTCAGGTAAACAGAAGCCCATTGATGAGCAACTCGGAGGCCACGCTGGCCCCAAACTCCCCGCCTAGCTCTGGAATACAGACCTTCCAGAAAAGGCCAAACTCAGGTCAGGTCAGCCCCCACGTCACACAGACTACAGGCCAGAGGCTTAGGAAAAGCCTCTTACTGGGTTTGGCCTCCAGGTGGCTGTAAGCCTTGCCTGGCTTGTCTGGGGCATGGGGAAGAAAAGAGCTGACTCTGCATCTGGATCTCGATGTTGCTGAGAAGTAGCAGCCCAGCATCTCAGAGAATGGACATCTCACAGCGCCCTGGTCAGCGCAGCCTCATGGGGACAACTGAAGGGCCAGGAGATCATTCGCTAAATCAAAAGTAAACACCACGATTATCTGCCAAGAAATGAgtgataaaataatgtttttcaagGTGGACTGAGTAATGTAACTCTCTGTATTAAAGTCATTACCATTTACTTTATTTACAatgaaaaatggggagaaaaaaatcccaGTGAAAGAGTGTATTATCAAGAGGCACCGTGAGACAAATCACATCTTGCAATTACAGGACACAGTCCAAAGACAGACTAACTTACAGTCCCGTCAGAAAACTAATCACTCAGCAGCCAGTGTCCAAAGGCACAGCATTACAACACTGCAGCACGGTCTAGGCTAGTTAGGCGGTTTCCAGAATgtccaagagaaaggaaaaccttTAACGACGGCAAAGCTTAAACAC
Protein-coding regions in this window:
- the LOC132506301 gene encoding LOW QUALITY PROTEIN: olfactory receptor 1361-like (The sequence of the model RefSeq protein was modified relative to this genomic sequence to represent the inferred CDS: deleted 1 base in 1 codon; substituted 1 base at 1 genomic stop codon), which codes for MEAETEVMLPRAKDTKDFQQSPEARKRHRADPPSEPPGRTNPADTLTPSSWPAERGNSFPPEVRPFLGQPQQKGWLSCPRQQALLSRFALANSIPQHHHQDQGGPESVTSGSWSILIPGLHVGGRTWEIKYWWGRRFVRKEDVYESYPQAPRPANHGEATPHTSASAFILLGLSSQLERQELTFGLFLVMYLVGAAGNLLIILAIGSDSHLHTPKDFFLSDLSLVVFCFISATVPKMLVNIQTQTQSISYGCCLAQIYFCILLVNMDSFHLMAMAYDLYTATCQPLHYSTVMSMPVCALMLGSSWPLANFHSLLHTLLMARLEFCASNIIPHSFCDLAPLIQLSCPNTQLTQLMILLKGDLAVLIPFLGILVSYIHIASAVLQVPSARGKPKAFSTCGSHLAVVILFYGTSTGVYLSPSSSHAADKDSLASVMXMVVTPMLNPFIYCLRNKDMKGALRKLVNLKALSHGL